One Vitis vinifera cultivar Pinot Noir 40024 chromosome 8, ASM3070453v1 genomic window carries:
- the LOC100255849 gene encoding late embryogenesis abundant protein B19.3, translated as MASGQLREELANKAREGETVVPGGTGGKSLEAQEHLAEGRSKGGQTRKEQLGTEGYKELGSKGGQTRKEQLGTEGFKELGSKGGQTRKEQIGTEGYQEMGRKGGLSTMDKSGGERAQEEGIYIDEAKFRTSP; from the exons ATGGCGTCAGGGCAACTACGAGAGGAGCTGGCGAACAAGGCTAGAGAGGGCGAGACTGTTGTCCCTGGTGGAACTGGTGGAAAGAGCCTGGAAGCTCAGGAACATCTGGCAGAAG GACGAAGCAAAGGAGGGCAGACGAGGAAGGAGCAGCTGGGAACAGAGGGGTACAAGGAGCTGGGAAGCAAAGGAGGACAGACGAGGAAGGAGCAGTTGGGGACAGAGGGGTTCAAGGAGTTGGGGAGCAAAGGAGGGCAGACGAGGAAGGAGCAGATTGGGACCGAAGGCTACCAGGAGATGGGGCGCAAAGGTGGGCTCAGCACCATGGACAAGTCTGGAGGTGAGCGTGCTCAAGAAGAAGGCATTTATATCGATGAAGCCAAGTTCAGAACCTCTCCCTGA
- the LOC104880007 gene encoding vegetative cell wall protein gp1 codes for MARTREAKSSSPSNRKRSLRKEPVPDPVSEPLQPKAVPPLVKPAPPKPPAKRYLTRLGGRPLQKKPRVESSEPIDLTEQSPEPSLIPSPAPTPVPSPIQSPVPSPAPQTKAQEPQAPLPEPQIPAEIAPEEVIRRPMLTQPPIEGNLDCRTRQFHSELFFDIATFRL; via the coding sequence atggcgcgaaccagaGAAGCCAAGTCTTCCTCCCCTTCAAACCGTAAGAGAAGCTTGCGAAAGGAGCCAGTTCCGGATCCCGTTTCTGAGCCTTTGCAGCCAAAAGCAGTTCCTCCTCTGGTGAAGCCCGCGCCGCCAAAACCTCCGGCCAAACGATACCTAACCAGGTTAGGAGGTCGGCCATTGCAAAAGAAGCCAAGAGTTGAAAGCTCAGAACCCATTGACCTGACTGAGCAATCTCCAGAGCCTTCTCTGATTCCATCACCGGCTCCAACTCCAGTTCCCTCGCCAATTCAGTCGCCGGTTCCATCTCCGGCGCCGCAAACAAAagctcaggagcctcaagcaccacttcccgagccccaaattccaGCTGAAATAGCTCCGGAAGAAGTAATCAGGAGGCCGATGCTGACCcagcccccaattgagggaaatttggattgtagaACTCGGCAATTCCACTCCGAGCTGTTCTTCGACATAGCCACATTTCGATTGTAG